The genomic DNA ggaggatcgcttgagctcaggagttcaagaccagcctgggcaacaaagcaagacccccatctctctatttttactttagtttagaataataaataaattttttaaaagaaaagattaagtgaaatgttttttaagtacctagaatagtgcctagtATACAGAAAATTCAACATGAGTGTTTGATAGAAAGAGAGCaagaataggccaggtgtggtgactcacatctgtaatcccagcactttgggaggttgaggcgggcaggtcacttgagcccacaagttggagaccagcctgggcaacatggtgaaaccccatttccactaaaaatacaaaaattagccaggtacagtggcacgtgcctgtagttccagctaatcaggaggctgagatggaggatggcttgaacccgggaggcggaggtggcagtgagctgtgatcatgccactgcactccagcctgggcgacagagcaagaccctgtctcaaaaaaaaaaaaaaaaaacagaaagagagtaAGAATAGCTTTGTCTGTATCTGCCAGCATTCACGTCTGTGGAGTCAGAGGAATGAAGGGTTCAAAGGGAGCAGGCACACCATAGAGAATACCCCCAAGATCTGAAGACCCCAGTGCAATACCTTGAGCTTAAATGCCTGTGTTTtcattctcccttcttctccataGGCTCATGGGACACCACCTGGACCTTCTCCTAGGAGTGGTGCTCGTGGCCAGTCCTGTGTTTGGAATTCCTTCCTGCTCTTTTGATGGCCGAGTAGCCTTTTACCGTTTCTGCAACCTCATCCAGGTCCCCCAGGTCCTCAACACCACTGAGAGGCTCCTGCTGAGCTTCAACTATATCAGGACAGTCACTGCTTCATCCTTCCCCTTTCTGGaacagctgctgctgctggagctCGGGAGCCAGTATACCCCCTTGACTATTGACAAGGAGGCTTTCAGAAACCTGCCCAACCTTAGAATCTTGGACCTGGGAAATAGTAAGATATACTTCTTGCATCCAGATGCTTTTCAGGGACTGTTCCATCTGTTTGAACttagactgtatttctgtggtttcTCTGATGCTGTGTTAAAAGATGgttatttcagaaatttaaagTCTTTAACTCGCTTGGATCTATCCAAAAATCAGATCCGTAGCCTTTACCTTCATCCTTCATTTGGGAAGTTGAATTCCTTAAAGTCCATAGATTTTTCCTCCAACCAAATATTCCTTGTATGTGAACATGACCTCGAGCCCCTGCAAGGGAAAACGCTCTCCTTTTTTAGCCTCGCAGCTAATAACTTGTATAGCAGAGTCTCAGTGGACTGGGGAAAATGTATGAACCCATTCAGAAACATGGTGCTGGAGACGCTAGATGTTTCTGGAAATGGCTGGACAGTGGACATCACAGGAAACTTTAGCAATGCCATCAGCAAAAGCCAGGCCTTCTCTTTGATTCTTGCCCACCACATCATGGGTGCCGGGTTTGGCTTCCATAACATCAAAGATCCTGACCAGAACACATTTGCTGGCCTGGCCAGAAGTTCAGTGAGACGCCTGGATCTTTCACATGGGTTTATCTTCTCCCTGAACTCGCGAGTCTTTGAGACACTCCAGGATTTGAAGGTTCTGAACCTTGCCTACAACAAGATAAATAAGATTGCAGATAAAGCATTTTACGGACTTGACAACCTCCAAGTTCTCAATTTGTCGTATAACCTTCTGGGGGAACTTTACACTGCGAATTTCTATGGACTACCTAAGGTAGCGTACATTGATTTGCAAAAGAATCACATCGGAATAATTCAAGACCAAACATtcaaattcctggaaaaattacGGACTTTGGATCTCCGAGACAATGCTCTCACAACCATTCATTTTATTCCGAGCATACCTGACATCTTCTTGAGTGGCAATAAACTAGTGACTTTGCCAAAGATCAACCTTACAGCCAACTTCATCCACTTATCAGAAAACAGGCTAGAAAATCTAGATATTCTCTACTTTCTCCTACGGGTACCT from Nomascus leucogenys isolate Asia chromosome 5, Asia_NLE_v1, whole genome shotgun sequence includes the following:
- the TLR5 gene encoding LOW QUALITY PROTEIN: toll-like receptor 5 (The sequence of the model RefSeq protein was modified relative to this genomic sequence to represent the inferred CDS: substituted 1 base at 1 genomic stop codon), which encodes MGHHLDLLLGVVLVASPVFGIPSCSFDGRVAFYRFCNLIQVPQVLNTTERLLLSFNYIRTVTASSFPFLEQLLLLELGSQYTPLTIDKEAFRNLPNLRILDLGNSKIYFLHPDAFQGLFHLFELRLYFCGFSDAVLKDGYFRNLKSLTRLDLSKNQIRSLYLHPSFGKLNSLKSIDFSSNQIFLVCEHDLEPLQGKTLSFFSLAANNLYSRVSVDWGKCMNPFRNMVLETLDVSGNGWTVDITGNFSNAISKSQAFSLILAHHIMGAGFGFHNIKDPDQNTFAGLARSSVRRLDLSHGFIFSLNSRVFETLQDLKVLNLAYNKINKIADKAFYGLDNLQVLNLSYNLLGELYTANFYGLPKVAYIDLQKNHIGIIQDQTFKFLEKLRTLDLRDNALTTIHFIPSIPDIFLSGNKLVTLPKINLTANFIHLSENRLENLDILYFLLRVPHLQILILNQNRLSSCGGDQTPSENPSLEQLFLGENMLQLAWETALCWNVFEGLSHLQVLYLDNNYLNSLPPGVFSHLTALRGLSLNSNRLTVLSHNDLPANLEILDISRNQLLAPNPDVFVSLSVLDITHNKFICECELSTFINWLNHTNVTIAGPPADIYCVYPDSLSGVSLFSLSTEGCDEEEVLKSLKFSLFIVCTVTLTLFLMTILTVTKFRGFCFICYKTAQRLVFKDHPQGTEPDMHKYDAYLCFSSKDFAWVQNALLKHLDTQYSDQNRFNLCFEERDFVPGENHIANIQDAIWNSRKIVCLVSRHFLRDGWCLEAFSYAQGRCLSDLNSALIMVVVGSLSQXQLMKHQSIRGFVQKQQYLRWPEDLQDVGWFLHKLSQQILKKEKEKKKDNNIRLQTVATIS